A window from Anomalospiza imberbis isolate Cuckoo-Finch-1a 21T00152 chromosome 8, ASM3175350v1, whole genome shotgun sequence encodes these proteins:
- the LOC137478528 gene encoding FERM and PDZ domain-containing protein 2-like, producing the protein MSSSCVTLAEVLWAKGSPLEEEEIWALLYLSTMQLLEDLYKDPAICMICPWSVLLSAEGNLFFQNNASQTEAAPFSPPELLHHPSKNQYFGLTKMLVYSLGMTLYWSADYQVPPNQAS; encoded by the exons ATGAGCAGTTCCTGCGTGACATTGGCCGAGGTCCTTTGGGCAAAAGGAAGCCCTctggaggaagaagaaatatgGGCACTCCTGTACCTGTCCACAATGCAGCTTCTGGAGGATCTTTACAAAG ACCCTGCCATCTGCATGATTTGCCCGTGGTCAGTACTACTGTCTGCTGAAGGAAATTTGTTTTTCCAAAACAATGCATCTCAGACAGAAGCTGCCCCTTTCAGTCCACCAGAATTGCTCCACCACCCAAGTAAAAACCAGTACTTTGGACTAACAAAG ATGCTGGTGTATTCCTTAGGAATGACCCTCTATTGGTCAGCAGATTACCAGGTTCCTCCAAACCAGGCCAGTTAA